In Chloroflexota bacterium, one DNA window encodes the following:
- a CDS encoding PAS domain-containing protein — protein MGTDVYVERDETTINQQQTIINLRAQIAIYEQILDSIPDLILYKGPSSHIRYANRAFREYYGMDSQQLQDLIDADFNQPSYTEQYIRDDAQVFQTGQALVINSEPVTRYTGEVHLFATTKHPIRNHDGSIIGTVGISRDLSNEVAASAALTDNEARLQRIIENVPGMVYQFLLEPDHTMRFPFVSTGSRDIYGLEPEAIMQNASIVTEAVNPADRLRFQEAIMASAQTLEPWRWEGRVYINGQENWLQGASRPTKLANGAILWDGLLLNITQQKQAEALLGRFDTILSSTPDLVAIADLSGQMQYLNPAARRVLQLEPTDQVSQLTWHDLHPDQAEQTWLAKTLHHAQIHGSWMGEHQLKTAQGQKLPVMYQMLCHYDIDHQPSFFSMIAHDISDQKQAEAERQRLHEEVIRTQQQALIELSTPLIPIADTVVLLPLVGSVDTARAQQFMETLLEGVHTNKAQIAIVDVTGVPVMDTQVAGLLIRAATSVQLLGARVIITGIRPELAQTLVTLGVDFRSIMTHSSLQQGITYAINATHGQQMNVRYRGN, from the coding sequence ATGGGGACTGATGTGTATGTGGAACGGGATGAAACGACGATTAACCAGCAACAAACCATCATCAACTTGCGTGCCCAGATCGCGATCTACGAACAGATTTTAGATAGTATCCCCGATTTGATTTTATACAAAGGCCCAAGTTCGCATATTCGCTACGCCAATCGCGCTTTTCGCGAATACTATGGCATGGATAGCCAGCAGCTGCAAGATTTGATCGACGCAGATTTTAACCAACCGAGCTATACCGAGCAATATATTCGCGATGATGCTCAAGTGTTTCAAACTGGTCAAGCCTTGGTGATCAATTCAGAGCCAGTCACGCGCTATACCGGCGAAGTGCATCTATTTGCCACCACCAAACACCCAATTCGCAATCACGATGGTTCGATCATCGGTACAGTTGGCATTTCCCGCGATCTGAGCAACGAAGTAGCGGCCTCGGCAGCCCTAACCGATAACGAGGCTCGCCTGCAACGGATCATCGAAAATGTACCTGGGATGGTCTATCAATTTTTGCTTGAGCCAGATCATACGATGCGTTTTCCATTTGTCAGCACTGGCAGCCGCGATATTTATGGCCTAGAACCAGAAGCAATTATGCAAAATGCCAGCATTGTGACCGAGGCCGTCAATCCAGCCGACCGACTGCGTTTTCAAGAGGCAATTATGGCTTCGGCGCAAACGCTTGAACCATGGCGCTGGGAAGGGCGAGTTTATATCAATGGCCAAGAAAATTGGCTGCAAGGTGCTTCGCGGCCTACCAAATTGGCCAATGGGGCAATTTTATGGGATGGTTTGCTGTTAAATATTACCCAACAAAAGCAAGCTGAAGCCTTGTTGGGTCGTTTCGATACCATTCTAAGTTCGACCCCGGACTTGGTAGCGATTGCTGATTTGTCAGGCCAGATGCAATATTTGAATCCAGCGGCGCGGCGCGTGTTGCAACTTGAGCCAACCGATCAGGTCAGTCAATTAACCTGGCACGATTTACACCCCGACCAAGCCGAGCAAACATGGCTAGCCAAAACCTTACACCATGCCCAAATTCATGGCTCGTGGATGGGCGAGCATCAACTGAAAACGGCTCAAGGCCAAAAGCTACCAGTGATGTATCAAATGTTATGTCATTATGATATCGACCACCAGCCCAGTTTCTTCTCGATGATTGCCCATGATATTAGCGACCAAAAACAGGCTGAGGCTGAACGCCAACGCTTGCATGAAGAAGTTATTCGCACCCAACAACAAGCCTTGATCGAGCTTTCAACCCCGCTGATTCCAATTGCCGACACGGTGGTGCTCTTGCCGTTAGTTGGCAGCGTCGATACCGCACGGGCACAGCAATTTATGGAAACCTTGCTCGAAGGCGTGCATACCAACAAAGCTCAAATTGCAATTGTCGATGTGACGGGCGTTCCGGTAATGGATACTCAAGTGGCAGGCCTGTTGATTCGCGCTGCAACTAGCGTGCAGCTACTAGGAGCACGCGTAATCATCACAGGCATTCGGCCAGAATTGGCGCAAACCTTGGTTACGTTGGGGGTTGATTTCCGCTCGATCATGACGCATAGTAGCCTGCAACAAGGAATTACCTATGCGATCAATGCGACCCATGGGCAGCAAATGAATGTTAGGTATCGCGGAAATTGA
- a CDS encoding phospholipase D-like domain-containing protein — MARSTSTTKLKPWQIVVILVIAGLVYAYQAGYFNRWLGRTSLEPTSVAGPTTPTNAPTMADPNNVIAALDPAKAYVAEGAWYQVFFTRPNYPEKAAGRKGGVDAAMIADIDAAKSTIYIASFDFDLELMTDALIRAKKRKVKVQLVVDDENLASPEVAETTGRLEAAKIPITWDERSAFMHNKIVVIDDTIVWTGSMNLVVNDVYRNNNNMIRSTVPELVANYRQRFLDLYAGKMGSKAPKNTPNPVIKLAGGVQIETYFSPVDKPRSKIVNYIKKAKQSVNVLAFSFTDDDTAQALIDRHEAGLEVQVVMEARNADGTGSEFGILEDAGIPILRDANCYILHNKTMVIDEKIVITGSYNFTAAAENNNDENLLIITDPDLARHYLAEFDRLYAQAKNPAGCGR; from the coding sequence ATGGCGCGTAGCACATCAACCACGAAGCTCAAGCCTTGGCAAATTGTCGTGATTCTGGTGATTGCTGGGTTGGTTTATGCCTATCAGGCGGGCTATTTTAATCGTTGGCTTGGCCGTACTAGCCTTGAACCAACCAGCGTGGCTGGGCCAACGACACCCACGAACGCGCCAACAATGGCTGATCCCAATAATGTGATCGCGGCGCTTGATCCAGCTAAAGCCTATGTCGCCGAAGGGGCGTGGTATCAGGTATTTTTTACCCGCCCAAACTACCCTGAAAAAGCAGCTGGACGTAAAGGTGGGGTTGATGCGGCGATGATCGCCGATATTGATGCTGCCAAAAGCACGATTTATATTGCATCGTTCGATTTTGATTTAGAATTGATGACCGATGCCTTGATTCGCGCCAAAAAGCGTAAAGTCAAAGTTCAGCTCGTGGTTGATGATGAAAATTTGGCTTCGCCAGAAGTTGCCGAAACGACTGGACGCTTGGAAGCAGCTAAAATCCCAATTACGTGGGATGAACGCTCAGCGTTTATGCACAACAAAATCGTGGTCATTGACGATACAATTGTTTGGACTGGCTCGATGAATTTGGTTGTAAACGACGTTTATCGTAACAACAATAATATGATTCGTTCAACTGTGCCAGAGCTGGTCGCTAATTATCGTCAGCGTTTTCTCGATTTATATGCTGGCAAAATGGGTAGTAAAGCACCCAAAAATACGCCCAACCCAGTCATTAAATTGGCTGGTGGGGTGCAGATTGAAACTTATTTTTCGCCAGTCGATAAGCCGCGTTCCAAAATTGTCAATTATATTAAAAAAGCCAAACAATCGGTCAACGTGCTCGCATTTTCATTTACCGACGATGATACCGCCCAAGCCTTAATCGATCGCCATGAAGCTGGCTTAGAAGTTCAAGTTGTGATGGAAGCTCGCAACGCCGATGGCACTGGCTCGGAGTTTGGTATTTTAGAAGATGCTGGAATTCCGATTTTACGTGATGCTAATTGTTATATTTTGCATAATAAAACAATGGTAATCGACGAAAAGATTGTGATTACTGGCTCGTATAATTTTACTGCGGCAGCTGAAAATAATAACGATGAAAATTTATTGATTATTACTGATCCCGATTTGGCTCGCCATTATTTGGCTGAATTTGATCGGCTGTATGCCCAAGCCAAAAATCCTGCTGGTTGTGGCCGTTAG
- a CDS encoding DUF952 domain-containing protein, with amino-acid sequence MLLHIISPTEWHQALAAGEYRPASLADEGFIHCSTPEQVLTPANSFYRGQAGLQLLCIDPALLQSELVYEDLIASGVQFPHIYGPLNLDAVYKIVEFPVNPDGTFDLPKLD; translated from the coding sequence ATGTTATTGCACATTATTTCCCCCACCGAGTGGCATCAAGCCCTAGCTGCTGGTGAATATCGCCCAGCCTCGTTGGCCGACGAAGGCTTTATCCATTGTTCAACTCCTGAGCAAGTGTTAACTCCCGCCAATTCGTTTTATCGTGGCCAAGCTGGCTTGCAGTTGTTGTGTATCGATCCTGCGCTGCTTCAATCCGAATTAGTATATGAAGATCTTATAGCGTCGGGTGTACAATTTCCGCATATCTATGGGCCGCTCAACCTTGATGCCGTGTATAAAATTGTGGAGTTTCCGGTTAATCCCGATGGCACATTTGATTTGCCAAAGCTAGATTAA
- a CDS encoding alpha/beta hydrolase: MATQSIKLPWQARLLRNGIGGLSYLAPQLAGRMVLQLFLQPRRATSPKPSKFLQSAQRLNVEHAGRRLQAYRWGAGSRKVLLVHGWEHDARRWHALAPRLASLSYEVTAIDGPAHGASEGKTTSIPDFSAALAATVQQLGPFEVIIAHSFGAACSAWMLGTLGVSLPQRVVLMGAPTSGEYMTGAFADGFGLSQRLKRLFEQALQRQFGQPASHYAMKSMPTQHLPPALIVHDRNDLRVDFRYGQELQQHWPNSELLATNKLGHSGILHSPEVLDKIVTFVGGAG; the protein is encoded by the coding sequence ATGGCAACTCAATCAATTAAACTTCCATGGCAAGCACGGCTGCTGCGCAATGGCATCGGCGGCTTGAGCTATCTTGCGCCGCAACTTGCTGGGCGCATGGTGCTTCAGCTTTTTTTACAACCACGGCGGGCAACCAGCCCCAAACCCTCAAAATTTCTCCAATCGGCCCAACGTTTGAATGTTGAGCATGCAGGGCGGCGTTTGCAAGCCTATCGTTGGGGCGCTGGCTCGCGCAAAGTATTGTTGGTGCATGGCTGGGAACACGATGCTCGTCGCTGGCATGCGCTGGCTCCACGCTTAGCAAGTTTGAGCTACGAAGTAACGGCGATCGATGGACCAGCCCATGGCGCTTCCGAAGGCAAAACCACCAGCATCCCCGATTTTAGCGCAGCTTTGGCAGCAACGGTACAGCAACTTGGCCCGTTCGAGGTGATTATTGCGCACTCGTTTGGGGCGGCTTGCAGCGCTTGGATGCTCGGCACGCTTGGGGTCAGCTTGCCGCAGCGAGTTGTATTAATGGGTGCACCCACCAGCGGCGAATATATGACTGGGGCGTTTGCTGATGGTTTTGGTTTATCGCAACGGCTCAAGCGTTTATTTGAGCAAGCCTTGCAGCGACAATTTGGCCAACCAGCCAGCCATTATGCCATGAAATCAATGCCGACCCAGCACCTACCACCTGCCTTGATTGTCCACGATCGCAATGATTTGCGGGTTGATTTTCGCTATGGTCAAGAATTGCAGCAACACTGGCCCAACTCTGAACTATTGGCCACTAACAAATTGGGCCATAGTGGCATCCTCCATTCGCCAGAAGTACTAGATAAGATCGTGACCTTTGTGGGAGGCGCAGGGTAG
- a CDS encoding aminoglycoside phosphotransferase family protein, which produces MTILHSLGDISLAWMTEHLQPWLGSGMIKHMQLIEDHTPNSQLGHIQLQLFRTPIKAPRQLLLKINHEQHGAHEVAIYQYAQANDLNHLPFVPCFGASYDPVSGVSNLLLADLSETYEPAIDSQLLITGDHVPNEQRRFMCIDGLAQLHSSWWQAPVIGTANSPFAVDGRYNDSAAHAQHVQRRQAEWQQFLAQHGTILTDAIHDRLASTLAALPTLWQRWLEPRSSSHRQLTLVHGACTFNQFFCPKNPQEDHAYLLDFGAASANLPTYDLVTMLATFWNPTQRAFYEEQLLRRYLAGLIGAGIDCSWQQLCSDYRLMLAYMLFEPIEHAINGADQVYWWPKLQCLAAANDEWQSEQLWR; this is translated from the coding sequence ATGACCATCCTGCATTCGCTGGGCGATATTTCGTTGGCTTGGATGACCGAACACTTACAGCCTTGGTTAGGTTCAGGCATGATCAAGCATATGCAGCTGATCGAAGACCATACGCCCAATTCGCAGCTTGGTCATATTCAATTACAATTGTTTCGCACGCCGATCAAAGCGCCACGTCAATTGCTGCTTAAAATCAATCATGAACAGCATGGCGCTCATGAAGTGGCAATTTATCAGTATGCGCAGGCCAACGATCTTAATCATTTGCCGTTTGTGCCGTGTTTTGGTGCTAGCTACGATCCAGTTTCAGGTGTTTCTAACCTTTTATTGGCCGATTTAAGCGAAACCTACGAACCAGCAATTGATAGCCAATTATTAATTACTGGCGACCATGTTCCCAATGAGCAGCGTCGTTTTATGTGCATCGATGGTTTAGCGCAGTTGCATAGTTCGTGGTGGCAAGCGCCCGTAATTGGTACGGCTAATTCGCCGTTTGCAGTAGATGGGCGGTATAACGATTCAGCAGCGCATGCCCAGCATGTGCAACGTCGCCAAGCTGAATGGCAGCAATTTCTGGCTCAGCATGGCACAATTCTCACTGATGCAATTCATGATCGTTTGGCTTCAACCCTAGCAGCCTTACCGACGCTTTGGCAACGCTGGCTTGAGCCACGCAGCAGTAGCCATCGCCAATTAACCCTCGTGCATGGCGCTTGCACTTTCAATCAATTTTTCTGCCCCAAAAATCCCCAAGAAGATCATGCCTATCTGCTAGATTTCGGCGCTGCTTCGGCTAATTTGCCAACCTACGATTTGGTCACTATGCTGGCAACGTTTTGGAATCCAACCCAACGCGCATTCTACGAGGAGCAACTGTTGCGGCGCTATTTGGCAGGCTTAATCGGCGCAGGCATCGATTGCTCGTGGCAACAGCTTTGCAGCGATTATCGTTTGATGTTGGCTTACATGCTGTTTGAACCGATCGAGCATGCAATCAATGGCGCGGATCAGGTCTATTGGTGGCCCAAACTTCAATGCCTCGCCGCTGCCAACGATGAATGGCAATCCGAACAGTTATGGCGTTAA
- a CDS encoding alpha/beta hydrolase, protein MEHTTATFTGGNNTTIFYQTWRPSAPKATVVVVHGYAEHSGRYQHVAEALVTANYSVWALDHRGHGQSQGNRATVKHFDEFVNDLASFVRLVRDKEPNGPLFMLGHSMGGLISTLYTLDYGHNLHGLVLTGPAFKVDATTPKVVVKVGAFISKFLPNLPVAPFDPQWNSRDPKVVEAFKADPLNYKGGIKAQMGNSMINATRVIDQRANEISLPVLLLQGLADRLVSPAGAMHAFGLFKSQDKTLHSYPGLYHEVLNEPEQTTLIPLVIEWLDAHMA, encoded by the coding sequence ATGGAACATACAACGGCAACGTTTACAGGTGGCAACAACACGACGATTTTTTATCAAACATGGCGGCCATCTGCACCCAAAGCCACGGTAGTGGTGGTGCATGGCTATGCCGAGCACAGCGGGCGATACCAGCATGTGGCCGAGGCTTTGGTGACGGCCAACTATAGCGTTTGGGCGCTTGATCATCGTGGCCATGGGCAATCGCAAGGCAATCGCGCAACGGTCAAACATTTTGATGAATTTGTCAACGATTTAGCCAGTTTTGTGCGATTGGTGCGCGATAAAGAGCCAAATGGCCCGTTATTTATGCTTGGCCATAGCATGGGTGGCTTGATCAGCACGCTCTACACCTTGGACTATGGACATAATTTGCATGGCTTGGTTTTGACTGGGCCAGCCTTCAAAGTTGATGCCACAACTCCTAAAGTCGTGGTAAAAGTTGGGGCATTTATTAGCAAATTTCTGCCAAACCTACCAGTTGCCCCATTCGATCCCCAGTGGAATAGCCGTGATCCCAAGGTGGTCGAGGCCTTCAAAGCTGATCCATTGAATTATAAAGGTGGCATTAAAGCCCAAATGGGCAATTCCATGATCAATGCAACACGAGTGATCGACCAACGTGCCAACGAAATTAGCTTGCCAGTGCTACTCTTGCAAGGCTTGGCCGATCGCTTGGTTAGCCCCGCTGGGGCGATGCACGCCTTTGGATTGTTCAAATCGCAAGATAAAACCCTGCATAGCTACCCTGGCTTGTATCATGAAGTGCTGAACGAGCCAGAACAAACCACATTAATCCCCTTAGTTATCGAATGGCTTGATGCCCATATGGCCTAA
- a CDS encoding ribonuclease H-like domain-containing protein translates to MDAYLDIETTWQRTISVIGIYLPRRGTVQLVGAGVSDVNLYAALAGVETIYTFNGASFDLPIIYKALGADLKREFGHCDLLRECRRQNLRGGLKVVEQKIGIARSTHGIDGRDALRLWQAYENYNDQNALDLLLRYNRDDIIHLPRLRCYLHKLAEPDLHPHVTIWHASEQSLLSPLSDEEY, encoded by the coding sequence ATGGACGCATACCTTGATATTGAAACAACCTGGCAGCGCACGATTAGCGTGATTGGGATTTACTTGCCCCGGCGTGGTACAGTTCAACTGGTTGGCGCTGGGGTTAGTGATGTTAACTTGTACGCGGCCTTGGCAGGAGTCGAAACGATCTATACCTTTAATGGAGCAAGTTTTGATCTGCCAATTATTTACAAAGCCTTGGGCGCAGATTTAAAGCGCGAGTTTGGGCATTGCGATCTCTTGCGCGAATGTCGGCGGCAAAATCTGCGCGGTGGCTTGAAAGTTGTTGAACAAAAGATCGGAATTGCGCGTTCTACCCATGGGATTGATGGTCGTGATGCCTTGCGTTTGTGGCAAGCCTACGAAAACTATAACGATCAAAACGCTTTAGATTTATTATTACGTTACAATCGCGACGATATTATTCATTTGCCACGTTTGCGTTGTTACTTACATAAACTAGCTGAGCCTGATTTGCACCCGCATGTTACGATTTGGCATGCGTCTGAGCAATCGTTGCTGTCGCCATTGAGCGACGAGGAGTATTAG
- a CDS encoding glycosyltransferase family 4 protein — translation MRILQVIQRYYPYIGGSEQVCQVIAERLAAEGHTVDVWTSNAWDLDHFWASGRRTIDQPTEQHNGVAIRRFPVVRAPGPALVYPILRRAMLEFGRLPATSSLLMALSQITPRMPTFNRALSQEVGQFDLIHAANITLDFMLIPALKYAKQAKIPFVLSPYVHLGVPGDRSLVRYYTMPHHIKLMQQADRVIVQTPLEADYLADCGISRSSLRCIGVGVEPHELAGGNAERFRQETGIQQPFVLYIGTLAKEKGAFDLIRAMEQLWANGRSEHLVMVGTPMAHFEQLWETLDPVSKQRIHVFARAPQARKRDALAAATLFAMPSRTDSFGIVYLEAWLYRLPVIGARAGGVPAVIRENETGLLVDYGNVAQLTAALTKLLTNPELAQRLGQQGYTQTLAELTWEHKYAQIRAVYAELVEARGQGSEIRG, via the coding sequence ATGCGGATTTTACAAGTTATTCAGCGCTATTACCCGTATATCGGCGGTTCGGAGCAGGTTTGCCAAGTAATTGCTGAACGGTTGGCAGCCGAAGGGCATACGGTCGATGTTTGGACAAGCAATGCATGGGATCTTGACCATTTTTGGGCGAGCGGTCGGCGCACCATCGATCAGCCAACTGAGCAACACAATGGCGTAGCGATTCGGCGCTTTCCGGTCGTGCGTGCACCAGGCCCAGCCTTGGTCTACCCAATTTTGCGTCGGGCAATGCTCGAATTTGGGCGTTTGCCAGCCACCAGCAGCTTGTTGATGGCGCTCAGTCAAATTACGCCGCGCATGCCAACCTTCAATCGTGCCCTAAGCCAAGAAGTTGGTCAATTTGACCTGATCCATGCAGCCAACATTACCTTAGATTTTATGCTGATTCCGGCGCTAAAATATGCCAAGCAGGCTAAAATTCCGTTTGTACTTTCGCCATACGTCCATTTAGGCGTGCCTGGCGATCGCTCGTTAGTGCGCTATTACACGATGCCGCATCATATTAAGTTAATGCAGCAAGCTGATCGGGTAATCGTGCAAACGCCGCTTGAGGCCGATTATCTGGCTGATTGTGGAATTTCGCGATCAAGCCTGCGTTGCATTGGGGTGGGAGTTGAGCCGCATGAATTGGCGGGCGGCAATGCCGAGCGTTTTCGCCAAGAAACCGGCATTCAACAACCATTTGTGCTGTATATCGGCACCTTGGCCAAAGAAAAAGGTGCATTCGACCTGATTCGTGCGATGGAGCAGCTTTGGGCGAACGGGCGCAGCGAGCATCTGGTGATGGTTGGCACGCCGATGGCCCATTTTGAGCAGCTTTGGGAAACGCTTGATCCTGTCAGCAAACAGCGGATTCATGTGTTTGCGCGAGCGCCGCAAGCACGCAAACGCGATGCTTTGGCCGCTGCTACGCTGTTCGCCATGCCCTCACGCACCGATTCATTTGGAATTGTCTATCTTGAGGCTTGGTTGTATCGTTTGCCTGTGATTGGGGCCAGAGCTGGCGGCGTTCCAGCGGTGATTCGTGAGAACGAAACAGGCTTGTTGGTTGATTATGGCAATGTTGCCCAACTTACAGCAGCCTTGACCAAATTGCTGACCAACCCTGAATTAGCCCAACGACTTGGCCAGCAGGGCTACACCCAAACCTTGGCCGAGCTAACCTGGGAGCACAAATATGCCCAAATTCGGGCGGTGTACGCGGAACTTGTTGAGGCTAGGGGTCAGGGGTCAGAGATCAGGGGCTAG
- the pknB gene encoding Stk1 family PASTA domain-containing Ser/Thr kinase codes for MSEQPRILNNRYQLERKLGQGGMATVYLGRDLRLNRPVAIKVLHGQYASDEQFLRRFKHEADAAAQLGHPNIVRVYDIGAEGDLHYIVMEYVQGTDLKEIISLQAPLPVPRTLAIVRQVAEALQAAHDSGLVHRDVKPQNVLIDANDYARLSDFGIAKSKQSSALTDPGTTFGTADYLAPEQAQGLGATPLSDVYALGVLTYEMLTGRLPFSGDSPLAVALQHIQAAPPPLRSYNPSIPPQLEAIVLQAMSKDPAQRPQSARAFAELLRLYRERGNQATMAVPSSNAGRLPQTPEPAEVRPPRQQPAPQARPRQNYAPPLAAQQPVPMNQPQARQSSGCGLWVIATFLLVGIGGLVYVLMFTDVMQSISQAFGGNKPTQVTPTGEPTPAPEMVEVPDLVGRTESEALDLLKSLELGEQRKEPRNDLAPAATVIGQDVAAGTKVAKGTVIPFTLSLGPAQVEIPDVTRQQFDAASDALIRAGFKVRRTDTPDQTIPAGFVLRQNPPAGLKLAQGSEIELVVSVGDLVIFPDLIGRQRAEAEAILATRSDLRLDIVDEQGPDLIPNFDSIAANTVVSATANGQPIDNGALIPRGSVIVLGVRRP; via the coding sequence ATGAGCGAACAACCACGAATTCTCAATAATCGCTATCAATTAGAGCGAAAACTAGGCCAAGGCGGCATGGCAACGGTCTATCTTGGGCGCGATTTGCGACTCAATCGACCAGTTGCAATTAAAGTGTTACATGGTCAATATGCCAGTGATGAACAATTTTTGCGCCGCTTTAAGCACGAAGCCGATGCCGCCGCCCAATTAGGGCATCCCAATATTGTGCGGGTATATGATATCGGGGCTGAGGGCGATCTGCACTATATTGTAATGGAATATGTCCAAGGTACCGATCTCAAAGAAATTATTTCGTTGCAAGCACCCTTGCCAGTGCCCCGCACCTTGGCGATTGTGCGTCAAGTGGCTGAGGCCTTGCAAGCAGCCCACGATAGCGGCTTGGTGCACCGCGATGTCAAGCCGCAAAATGTCTTGATTGATGCTAATGATTATGCGCGGCTCAGCGATTTTGGCATCGCCAAAAGCAAGCAATCTTCGGCATTAACCGACCCAGGTACAACCTTTGGGACTGCCGATTACCTTGCGCCAGAACAGGCTCAAGGTTTGGGCGCAACCCCACTTTCCGATGTCTATGCCTTAGGCGTACTGACCTATGAGATGCTGACCGGACGTTTGCCGTTTAGTGGCGATTCGCCTTTAGCCGTCGCCTTGCAGCATATCCAAGCAGCGCCGCCACCTTTGCGCAGCTATAATCCGTCGATTCCACCACAGCTTGAGGCGATTGTGCTCCAAGCGATGTCAAAAGATCCGGCTCAGCGCCCACAATCGGCGCGGGCATTTGCCGAGTTATTGCGGCTCTATCGTGAGCGCGGCAACCAAGCGACCATGGCTGTGCCTTCGTCGAATGCCGGGCGTTTGCCGCAAACCCCAGAGCCTGCCGAGGTGCGTCCGCCCCGTCAACAACCAGCGCCGCAAGCGCGCCCGCGCCAAAATTATGCTCCGCCCTTGGCAGCCCAACAGCCCGTGCCAATGAACCAACCCCAAGCACGTCAATCGTCTGGTTGCGGCTTATGGGTGATTGCCACCTTCTTATTGGTTGGGATTGGCGGTTTGGTTTATGTGTTGATGTTTACTGATGTGATGCAATCGATCAGCCAGGCTTTTGGTGGAAACAAGCCGACCCAAGTTACGCCAACTGGTGAGCCAACTCCAGCCCCAGAGATGGTTGAAGTCCCCGATTTGGTTGGCAGAACCGAAAGCGAAGCGCTTGATCTGCTCAAATCGCTTGAGCTTGGCGAACAACGTAAAGAGCCACGCAACGATCTTGCGCCAGCCGCAACCGTGATCGGCCAAGATGTTGCTGCAGGAACGAAGGTTGCCAAAGGCACGGTCATTCCATTTACCTTGAGTTTGGGGCCAGCCCAAGTTGAAATTCCCGATGTAACCCGCCAACAATTCGATGCGGCCTCGGATGCGTTGATTCGCGCTGGGTTTAAAGTTCGGCGCACTGACACGCCCGATCAAACCATTCCGGCAGGCTTTGTTTTGCGCCAAAATCCGCCAGCGGGCTTGAAATTGGCCCAAGGCAGCGAGATTGAATTGGTCGTGAGCGTCGGCGATCTGGTGATTTTCCCTGATCTGATTGGCCGCCAGCGGGCTGAGGCTGAGGCGATTTTGGCAACGCGCAGCGATTTACGCCTCGATATTGTTGATGAGCAAGGACCAGATTTGATTCCTAACTTTGATAGTATCGCGGCGAATACGGTGGTGAGTGCGACCGCCAATGGTCAGCCAATCGATAATGGAGCCTTGATTCCTCGTGGTAGCGTGATTGTGCTTGGGGTGCGTCGCCCATAA
- a CDS encoding TetR/AcrR family transcriptional regulator — MMEERYHHGDLRQALLTLAKQQLTSQGIESLSLRAISREAGVSHAAAYRHFPNKEALVAALACAGFEQLQIFVAEEVAQYSEDPTEQFFQCGIAYVTFAINNATLFRLMFGVSGVDRLQYPATHAAAQASFGVLVGTIERGQVAGLIGSGEPRQLAFTAWAAVHGLATLALQDQITPQGTIDPERLVRNSAKLLWHGLKYGQI, encoded by the coding sequence ATGATGGAAGAACGGTATCATCACGGCGATTTGCGCCAAGCCCTTTTGACGCTTGCCAAGCAGCAGCTGACCAGCCAAGGGATCGAATCACTGAGTTTACGGGCGATCAGTCGCGAGGCTGGTGTCAGCCATGCAGCAGCCTACCGCCATTTTCCCAATAAAGAGGCCTTGGTGGCGGCCTTAGCCTGCGCTGGATTTGAGCAATTACAAATATTCGTTGCCGAAGAAGTGGCCCAGTACAGCGAAGATCCAACTGAGCAGTTTTTTCAATGTGGCATCGCCTATGTTACATTTGCGATCAACAATGCCACCTTATTTCGTTTGATGTTTGGAGTTTCGGGGGTTGATCGTTTGCAATACCCCGCCACTCATGCTGCTGCCCAAGCCAGTTTTGGGGTGTTAGTTGGCACAATTGAGCGCGGTCAAGTGGCGGGTCTGATTGGCTCAGGTGAACCACGCCAACTGGCATTTACGGCGTGGGCGGCTGTTCACGGTTTGGCAACCCTAGCGCTCCAAGATCAAATCACACCGCAAGGCACAATCGATCCCGAGCGCTTGGTGCGTAACAGCGCAAAATTGCTTTGGCATGGCTTGAAATATGGGCAAATTTAG